In the Nodosilinea sp. PGN35 genome, one interval contains:
- a CDS encoding ATP-dependent Clp protease ATP-binding subunit, with protein sequence MFEHFTNTAIAVIMKAQEEARRLRHNFVGTEQLLLGLIKEESTLSAKVLGEFGVNINDARAEVEAIIGRGSGSVPPEIPFTPKVKQVFEQAFQEARKMDSPYIEPEHLLLSLCQNTESVAYRVMTNLGVDPAKVRTRIIQEIGEVAAMPVGGRRESDRDGSRKTGKILAEFGHDLTALAAAGKIDPVVGRAKEIERVVQILGRRTKNNPILVGEPGVGKTAIAEGLAQRIVNQDVPEALITKRVISLDMGSLVSGTRFRGDFEERLTQLVQEVREDPDVVLVIDEIHTLIGAGSLEGGLDAANMLKPALARGEMQCIGATTLDEFRKHIERDAALERRFQPVTVNPPSVDETIEILRGVRSRYEQFHQVNFTDAALEAAAKLSDRYISDRHLPDKAIDLIDEAGSQVKLRFMPKYPSKELKQQLRQVNKELDEAIELQEFAKAKTLREQRQDLMQQLQADIPEYGEAEAGSLPPQPVVDEDNIADIVAAWTGIPVNRMTETEAVRLLHLEDVLHERVIGQNEAVMAAAKAIRRARSGLASADRPIASLVFSGPTGVGKTELSKALAVALFGSEEAMIRLDMSEFMESHTVSKLIGSPPGFVGYDEGGQLTEAVRRQPYSVILMDEIEKAHPEVFNVLLQVLDDGRLTDAKGRVVSFKNTLIIMTSNIGSQVIEKGGAGLGFDLATTDAATSQYNNIRNLVNEEMKQYFRPEMLNRIDEIIVFRQLTREEVNQIADLMLEQVNKRLADRQMEVTLSEAFLARLAGEGYDQRYGARPMRRAIARLVEDTLAEAILSGNLEEGDRARLDIDEAGNPKVTPERQPALVG encoded by the coding sequence ATGTTTGAACATTTCACCAACACTGCCATCGCCGTCATTATGAAGGCCCAGGAAGAGGCCCGTCGGCTGCGTCACAACTTCGTCGGCACCGAGCAGCTGCTGCTCGGTTTGATTAAGGAAGAATCGACCCTATCGGCTAAGGTGCTGGGGGAGTTTGGCGTCAACATCAACGACGCCCGAGCCGAAGTAGAGGCCATCATTGGCCGAGGCAGCGGCAGCGTGCCCCCCGAAATCCCGTTTACGCCCAAGGTCAAGCAGGTATTTGAGCAGGCCTTTCAGGAGGCCCGCAAAATGGATTCGCCCTACATTGAGCCTGAGCATCTGCTGCTGAGCCTCTGCCAAAACACTGAGAGCGTGGCCTACCGGGTGATGACCAATCTTGGAGTAGACCCCGCCAAGGTGCGCACCCGCATCATTCAAGAGATTGGCGAAGTGGCGGCAATGCCTGTAGGCGGTCGTCGCGAGAGCGATCGCGACGGCTCCCGCAAGACGGGCAAAATCTTGGCTGAGTTTGGCCACGACCTCACTGCCCTGGCCGCCGCTGGCAAAATTGACCCCGTGGTGGGCCGCGCCAAAGAAATCGAGCGCGTTGTGCAAATTCTTGGCCGGCGCACCAAAAACAATCCCATTCTGGTGGGCGAACCGGGGGTGGGCAAGACGGCGATCGCCGAGGGGTTGGCCCAGCGCATCGTCAACCAGGATGTGCCCGAGGCGCTGATCACCAAGCGGGTCATCAGTCTTGATATGGGCTCGCTGGTGTCGGGCACCCGCTTTCGGGGCGACTTTGAAGAGCGCCTTACCCAGCTGGTGCAGGAAGTGCGCGAAGACCCCGACGTGGTGCTGGTGATCGACGAAATCCACACCCTGATTGGGGCGGGCTCTCTAGAGGGTGGGCTGGACGCCGCCAACATGCTCAAGCCCGCCCTGGCGCGGGGCGAGATGCAGTGTATTGGGGCCACCACCCTCGACGAGTTTCGCAAACATATCGAGCGCGATGCCGCCCTGGAGCGCCGCTTTCAACCCGTCACCGTGAACCCGCCCTCGGTGGATGAAACTATTGAGATTCTCCGGGGGGTGCGCAGCCGTTACGAGCAGTTCCACCAGGTGAACTTTACCGATGCGGCCCTAGAGGCCGCCGCCAAGCTGTCAGATCGCTACATCAGCGATCGCCACTTGCCCGACAAAGCCATCGACCTCATCGACGAGGCGGGCTCCCAGGTGAAACTGCGGTTTATGCCCAAATACCCCTCTAAAGAGCTCAAGCAGCAGCTGCGCCAGGTCAACAAAGAGCTGGATGAAGCCATTGAGCTGCAAGAGTTTGCTAAGGCCAAGACCCTACGCGAGCAGCGCCAAGACCTGATGCAGCAGCTTCAGGCCGATATTCCCGAGTACGGCGAAGCGGAAGCGGGCAGCCTGCCGCCTCAGCCCGTAGTAGATGAAGACAACATCGCCGACATTGTGGCCGCCTGGACGGGAATTCCGGTCAACCGCATGACCGAAACCGAGGCGGTGCGACTGCTGCACCTCGAAGACGTGCTCCACGAGCGGGTGATTGGCCAGAACGAGGCCGTGATGGCCGCCGCCAAGGCGATTCGTCGGGCGCGATCGGGTCTGGCCAGCGCCGATCGCCCCATCGCCAGCCTGGTGTTTTCTGGCCCCACTGGGGTGGGCAAAACCGAACTGTCTAAGGCCCTGGCGGTGGCGCTGTTTGGCTCCGAGGAGGCGATGATTCGCCTCGACATGTCGGAGTTTATGGAGAGCCACACCGTGTCGAAGCTGATCGGCTCTCCGCCGGGCTTTGTGGGCTACGACGAAGGTGGCCAGCTGACCGAGGCGGTGCGCCGTCAGCCCTACAGCGTCATTCTGATGGATGAAATTGAAAAGGCCCATCCCGAAGTCTTTAACGTGCTCTTGCAGGTGTTGGACGACGGACGGTTGACCGACGCCAAGGGGCGGGTGGTGAGCTTCAAGAACACCTTGATCATCATGACCTCGAACATTGGCTCCCAGGTGATTGAGAAGGGGGGCGCGGGTCTGGGCTTTGACCTGGCTACCACCGATGCGGCCACCAGCCAGTACAACAACATCCGCAACCTGGTCAATGAGGAGATGAAGCAGTACTTCCGCCCGGAAATGCTGAACCGCATCGACGAAATCATTGTCTTTCGTCAGCTCACTCGGGAAGAGGTCAACCAGATCGCTGACCTCATGCTGGAGCAGGTGAACAAGCGCCTGGCCGATCGCCAGATGGAGGTAACCCTGTCCGAGGCCTTTCTCGCGCGGCTGGCGGGGGAGGGCTACGACCAGCGCTACGGAGCGCGCCCCATGCGGCGGGCGATCGCGCGCCTAGTCGAAGACACCCTGGCCGAGGCGATTTTGTCGGGCAATCTAGAGGAGGGCGATCGCGCCCGCCTCGACATTGACGAAGCGGGCAATCCCAAAGTCACCCCGGAGCGTCAGCCCGCTCTGGTAGGATAA